A single Novosphingobium sp. SL115 DNA region contains:
- a CDS encoding MFS transporter: MSAAVIDAPEAEDAGHGVSPGDIAIGVIIGRTSEFFDFFVYAIASVLVFPGFFFPFVDALTGTLYSFMVFALAFIARPFGSFAFMAVDRAYGRGAKLTIALFLLGGSTAAIAFLPGYATLGSSSIALLALFRMGQGFALGGTWDGLASLLALNAPAHKRGWYAMIPQLGAPLGLIVASLLFAFFTASLPAADFLDWGWRFPFFVAFAINVVALFARLRIVVTPEFQRLFETRDLQPERVAVTLRSEWKTIVIGAFAPLASFALFHMVTVFPLSWVFLFTRETPTRFLLIEAAAAALGVLAIIVSGHLADRYGRRRLLGASAVVIAAFSGFAPQLLALGQGGEIAFMLTGFILLGIAFGQSSGAVSANFATRHRYTGSALTSDLAWLFGAGFAPLVALWLSAQFGLLASGAYLLSGAVATLAALWFNNELGRNG, from the coding sequence ATGTCAGCCGCCGTTATCGACGCCCCCGAAGCCGAGGACGCGGGCCATGGCGTTTCGCCGGGTGACATTGCCATTGGCGTCATCATCGGGCGCACGTCCGAATTCTTCGACTTCTTCGTCTATGCCATCGCCTCGGTGCTGGTCTTTCCCGGCTTCTTCTTCCCGTTTGTCGATGCGCTGACCGGTACGCTCTATTCGTTCATGGTCTTTGCGCTGGCCTTCATCGCGCGGCCATTCGGCAGCTTTGCCTTCATGGCGGTCGATCGTGCCTATGGCCGGGGCGCAAAGCTGACCATCGCGCTGTTCCTGCTGGGTGGCTCCACCGCGGCTATCGCCTTCCTGCCCGGTTATGCCACGCTGGGGTCATCGTCCATCGCCCTGCTGGCGCTGTTCCGCATGGGGCAGGGGTTTGCCCTTGGCGGCACATGGGATGGGCTTGCCTCGCTGCTGGCGTTGAACGCACCTGCGCACAAGCGCGGCTGGTATGCCATGATCCCGCAGCTTGGCGCACCCTTGGGGCTGATCGTCGCCAGCCTGCTTTTCGCCTTCTTCACCGCGTCACTTCCGGCGGCTGATTTCCTTGATTGGGGCTGGCGCTTCCCGTTCTTCGTCGCCTTCGCCATCAATGTCGTGGCGCTGTTCGCGCGGTTGCGCATCGTCGTCACGCCTGAATTTCAGCGCCTGTTCGAAACTCGCGATCTTCAGCCTGAACGGGTCGCCGTCACCCTGCGCAGCGAATGGAAAACCATTGTCATCGGTGCTTTTGCCCCGCTCGCCAGCTTTGCCCTGTTCCACATGGTTACGGTGTTTCCGCTGTCGTGGGTGTTTCTGTTCACCCGCGAAACGCCAACCCGCTTTTTGTTGATCGAAGCCGCCGCGGCCGCGCTGGGCGTGCTGGCCATTATCGTGTCGGGCCATCTGGCAGATCGTTATGGCCGTCGCCGCCTGCTGGGTGCATCTGCTGTCGTCATCGCAGCGTTCAGCGGCTTTGCACCGCAGCTTCTGGCATTGGGGCAGGGCGGCGAAATCGCCTTCATGCTGACAGGATTCATCCTGCTCGGCATCGCCTTCGGGCAGTCATCGGGCGCGGTATCGGCCAACTTCGCCACACGCCATCGCTACACCGGCTCTGCGCTTACCAGCGATCTTGCCTGGTTGTTCGGTGCAGGCTTTGCCCCGCTGGTGGCGCTGTGGCTGTCGGCCCAGTTCGGCCTGCTGGCATCGGGCGCTTATCTGCTGTCAGGGGCCGTGGCGACGCTGGCCGCGTTGTGGTTCAACAATGAACTGGGCCGCAACGGCTAA
- the cyoC gene encoding cytochrome o ubiquinol oxidase subunit III, which translates to MSVKTTPSSEPGHWFDLNEHDHPEGGSTMLGFWIYLMSDCLIFAMLFAAFGVLGGNYAAGPGPKDLFDLPLVALNTSMLLFSSITYGFAMLAMQRGQVKAVQGWLLVTGLFGAAFLGIELYEFAHLIHEGATPQRSAFLSAFFTLVGTHGLHVTFGLIWLGVLMVQVGQRGLVAANQRRLMCLSLFWHFLDVVWIGVFTFVYLMGMLR; encoded by the coding sequence ATGAGCGTGAAGACGACACCATCCAGCGAACCGGGCCACTGGTTCGACCTGAACGAGCACGACCATCCCGAAGGCGGCAGCACGATGCTGGGCTTCTGGATCTATCTGATGAGCGACTGCCTGATCTTTGCCATGCTGTTTGCGGCATTCGGCGTGCTGGGCGGGAACTATGCGGCCGGACCGGGGCCGAAAGACCTTTTCGACCTGCCGCTGGTGGCGCTGAATACGTCGATGCTGCTGTTTTCATCGATCACCTATGGCTTTGCCATGCTGGCGATGCAGCGTGGTCAGGTGAAGGCGGTGCAAGGGTGGCTACTGGTCACCGGGCTGTTCGGCGCGGCCTTCCTCGGCATCGAACTGTATGAATTTGCCCACCTGATCCACGAAGGCGCAACGCCCCAGCGCAGCGCGTTCCTGTCGGCGTTCTTCACGCTGGTCGGCACGCACGGCCTTCACGTAACCTTTGGCCTGATCTGGCTGGGCGTGCTGATGGTGCAAGTGGGTCAGCGCGGGCTGGTTGCAGCCAACCAGCGGCGCTTGATGTGCCTGAGCCTGTTCTGGCACTTCCTCGATGTCGTGTGGATCGGCGTCTTCACCTTTGTCTATCTGATGGGAATGCTGCGATGA
- the cyoD gene encoding cytochrome o ubiquinol oxidase subunit IV, whose product MSAAHDTPIHDSQLGHGHEAGHGSMRDYVIGFVASVVLTAIPFWLVMTDALGDKALTGIIVVAFAAVQIVVHMIYFLHMNAKAEGGWNMLALIFTVVLVVIVLSGSLWVMHHLNTNMMPMPHSMEELP is encoded by the coding sequence ATGAGCGCTGCACACGATACGCCTATCCATGACAGCCAATTGGGCCACGGACACGAAGCCGGCCATGGATCGATGCGCGATTACGTGATCGGGTTTGTGGCATCGGTGGTGTTGACAGCCATTCCCTTCTGGCTGGTGATGACCGATGCACTGGGCGACAAGGCCCTGACCGGGATTATCGTGGTCGCCTTTGCCGCGGTGCAGATCGTCGTCCACATGATCTACTTTCTGCACATGAACGCAAAGGCGGAAGGCGGGTGGAACATGCTGGCGCTGATCTTTACCGTGGTGCTGGTGGTGATCGTGCTGTCGGGATCGCTGTGGGTGATGCATCACCTGAACACCAACATGATGCCGATGCCGCACAGCATGGAAGAACTGCCGTGA
- the cyoB gene encoding cytochrome o ubiquinol oxidase subunit I, producing MTPPDQNWSFLFGKLSFDALPLHEPILVATFAAVALGGAAMVAALTYFKLWGYLWREWFTSVDHKKIGIMYMILGLVMFLRGFADAIMMRIQQAMAFNGSEGYLNAHHYDQIFTAHGVIMIFFVAMPFVTGLMNYVVPLQIGARDVSFPFLNNFSFWMTTAGAALVMVSLFIGEFAQTGWLAYPPLSGLSYSPGVGVDYYIWALQIAGVGTTLSGINLIATIVKMRAPGMTMMKMPVFTWTSLCTNVLIVASFPVLTAVLTLLGLDRYIGTNFFTNDFGGSPMMYVNLIWIWGHPEVYILVLPVFGVFSEITATFCGKRLFGYSSMVYATVVITILSYVVWLHHFFTMGSGASVNSFFGITTMVISIPTGAKLFNWLFTMYRARIRFDLPMMWTLAFMLTFVIGGMTGVLLAVPPADFVLHNSLFLIAHFHNVIIGGVVFGVFAAINYWWPKAFGFKLEPFWGKVSFWCWVVGFWLAFTPLYAMGLMGVTRRLRVFDDPSLQIWFIIAGIGAALIACGIAAMLLQFGLSILRRDQNRDMTGDPWNGRTLEWATSSPPPAYNFAFTPIVHDLDSWDGMKRAGVQRPVAGFRPIHMPRNTGAGIILSGISLVCGFALIWHIWWLAVASFVALLFTAIAHTFNYRRDYHIPVETVEATEAARTRELAMAGGAA from the coding sequence ATGACACCCCCTGACCAGAACTGGTCCTTCCTGTTTGGCAAGCTATCGTTCGACGCGCTGCCCCTGCACGAACCGATCCTTGTCGCCACCTTTGCCGCCGTGGCGCTGGGCGGGGCGGCGATGGTGGCCGCGCTGACCTATTTCAAGCTGTGGGGTTACCTGTGGCGCGAATGGTTCACCAGCGTCGACCACAAGAAGATCGGGATCATGTACATGATCCTTGGCCTTGTCATGTTCCTGCGCGGGTTTGCCGATGCCATCATGATGCGCATCCAGCAGGCGATGGCCTTCAACGGATCGGAAGGATACCTGAACGCGCATCATTACGACCAGATCTTTACCGCGCATGGCGTTATCATGATCTTCTTCGTGGCGATGCCATTCGTCACCGGTCTGATGAACTATGTCGTGCCATTGCAGATTGGCGCGCGTGACGTGTCGTTCCCGTTCCTGAACAACTTCAGCTTCTGGATGACCACGGCGGGCGCGGCGCTGGTGATGGTGTCGCTGTTCATCGGGGAGTTCGCGCAGACAGGTTGGCTGGCCTATCCGCCGCTGTCGGGCCTGTCCTATAGCCCCGGCGTGGGGGTGGATTACTACATCTGGGCCTTGCAGATTGCAGGCGTGGGCACGACGCTTTCAGGCATCAACCTGATCGCCACCATCGTGAAGATGCGCGCGCCGGGCATGACCATGATGAAGATGCCGGTGTTCACCTGGACATCGTTGTGCACCAACGTCCTGATCGTGGCGTCTTTCCCGGTGCTGACCGCCGTGCTGACGCTGCTGGGGCTGGACCGCTATATCGGCACCAACTTCTTCACCAACGACTTCGGCGGATCGCCGATGATGTATGTGAACCTGATCTGGATTTGGGGGCACCCCGAAGTCTATATTCTGGTGCTGCCGGTGTTCGGCGTGTTTTCGGAAATAACCGCGACGTTCTGCGGCAAGCGCCTGTTCGGCTATTCGTCGATGGTTTACGCAACGGTGGTCATCACCATCCTGTCCTACGTGGTGTGGCTGCACCACTTCTTCACGATGGGTTCGGGCGCCAGCGTCAACAGCTTCTTCGGGATCACCACCATGGTCATCTCGATCCCCACCGGGGCCAAGCTGTTCAACTGGCTGTTCACGATGTACCGCGCGCGCATCCGCTTTGACCTGCCGATGATGTGGACGCTGGCGTTCATGCTGACCTTCGTGATCGGCGGGATGACCGGCGTTCTGCTGGCGGTGCCGCCGGCCGACTTCGTGCTGCACAATTCGCTGTTCCTGATCGCCCACTTCCACAACGTGATTATCGGTGGCGTGGTGTTCGGCGTGTTCGCGGCGATCAACTACTGGTGGCCCAAGGCCTTCGGCTTCAAGCTGGAGCCGTTCTGGGGCAAGGTCAGCTTCTGGTGCTGGGTCGTGGGCTTCTGGCTGGCGTTCACCCCGCTCTATGCCATGGGCCTGATGGGCGTGACCCGCCGGTTGCGCGTGTTCGATGACCCCAGCTTGCAAATCTGGTTCATCATTGCCGGTATCGGCGCGGCGCTGATCGCCTGCGGGATTGCGGCCATGCTGTTGCAGTTCGGCCTGTCGATCCTGCGGCGTGACCAGAACCGCGATATGACCGGCGATCCGTGGAACGGGCGCACGCTGGAATGGGCGACAAGTTCGCCTCCGCCCGCCTATAACTTTGCCTTTACCCCCATCGTGCATGATCTGGATAGCTGGGACGGGATGAAGCGTGCGGGCGTGCAGCGCCCGGTCGCAGGGTTCCGCCCGATCCACATGCCGCGCAACACTGGGGCCGGGATCATTCTTTCGGGCATCAGCCTGGTCTGCGGATTTGCGCTGATCTGGCATATCTGGTGGCTGGCGGTGGCAAGTTTTGTCGCGCTGCTGTTCACCGCCATTGCGCACACCTTCAACTACCGCCGCGACTACCACATCCCGGTTGAAACCGTGGAGGCGACCGAGGCGGCGCGGACCCGTGAACTGGCCATGGCTGGAGGTGCAGCATGA
- a CDS encoding SURF1 family protein: MTPSGATRAKPVALVLALALIALLFTALAAWQVQRMQWKHALIARVEAGMVAAPVAVSALPEDDLAGWEYRRVQLSGHYAAQGTVLVSGASKLGSGYWVLAPLAGPPGTIYVNRGFMPLGTKLADVRAAMPAGGITVIGLLRLSEPGGGFLRSNRPAEERWYSRDVGAIAATHGIAADARFFVDASAETPQQPGAPVAGLTVVNFPDNHLVYALTWLALALLSGGAAIVLWRKAR; encoded by the coding sequence GTGACACCATCCGGGGCAACGCGCGCAAAGCCCGTTGCCCTTGTTCTGGCGCTGGCCCTGATCGCGCTGCTGTTTACCGCGCTGGCGGCGTGGCAGGTGCAGCGGATGCAGTGGAAACATGCGCTGATTGCGCGGGTTGAGGCTGGCATGGTGGCCGCACCGGTGGCGGTTTCAGCATTGCCCGAAGATGATCTGGCCGGTTGGGAATATCGCCGGGTGCAGCTTTCAGGGCATTATGCTGCGCAAGGCACGGTGCTGGTGTCCGGCGCATCGAAACTGGGCAGCGGATATTGGGTGCTGGCGCCGCTGGCCGGGCCGCCCGGCACCATTTACGTCAACCGGGGCTTCATGCCGCTGGGAACGAAGCTGGCCGATGTGCGCGCGGCCATGCCCGCAGGCGGTATTACCGTGATTGGCCTGCTGCGGCTGAGCGAACCGGGTGGCGGCTTTCTGCGCAGCAATCGTCCGGCGGAGGAACGCTGGTATTCGCGCGATGTTGGCGCAATTGCGGCGACGCATGGCATTGCTGCCGACGCACGGTTCTTTGTCGATGCCAGCGCCGAAACGCCACAACAACCGGGCGCGCCCGTGGCCGGGCTGACAGTGGTGAACTTTCCCGACAACCATCTGGTTTATGCCCTGACATGGCTGGCCCTTGCGCTGCTGTCAGGCGGGGCGGCAATCGTGCTATGGCGCAAGGCGAGATGA
- a CDS encoding tetratricopeptide repeat protein, with the protein MSITLFLAAALSTPAPVTLTVPAPTVEKSDVGYHELLAGRPEAAIASIEKSGLARAGDPLALINLGTAYKMLGRKDEAQRLYKAAVSSDDRFDVELGNGRWVDSRRAANIALNQLGSSEVLALR; encoded by the coding sequence ATGTCGATCACGCTTTTCCTTGCTGCTGCACTGTCCACCCCGGCCCCGGTTACGCTGACCGTTCCGGCCCCGACCGTTGAAAAAAGCGACGTCGGCTATCACGAACTCTTGGCCGGTCGCCCAGAAGCGGCCATCGCATCGATCGAAAAGAGCGGACTTGCCCGCGCGGGCGATCCACTGGCGCTTATCAACCTTGGCACCGCCTACAAGATGCTGGGCCGCAAGGACGAAGCGCAACGCCTCTACAAGGCAGCGGTCAGCAGTGACGACAGGTTCGACGTGGAACTGGGCAATGGCCGCTGGGTGGATTCACGCCGCGCCGCCAACATCGCGCTGAACCAGCTTGGCAGCAGCGAAGTGCTGGCCCTGCGGTAA
- the cyoA gene encoding ubiquinol oxidase subunit II, whose translation MPRSSLDSSPQPFFGALWSGGAAQALRTIAIAPLTALLAGCSGDWVVMNPAGDVARQQADLVVLSTWLMLLIIVPVMALTVWFAWKYRAGSEQTEADYAPDWNHSTQLELVIWSAPLLIIIALGALTWVGTHLLDPYRTIGRIDHAREVPAQAKPLEVQVVALDWKWLFIYPEQKIATVNELVVPVDRPLRFRITSSAVMNSFYAPALAGQIYAMPGMETKLHAVLNRQGQFEGFSANYSGAGFSNMRFAMRGVSDSGFATWAKGVRDGAGELDRAAYLKLEKPSEKEPVRHFASVAPDLFDAVVDLCVRPGKMCMSQMMALDAKGGTGAAGRWNVAALTYDKFGREDISTALPGLLTEADQVFIKAYCGDNRPMTAMGHEVKAPVSTGTLRGAGMVWPDPVQAKPNRAMHLATSSDNSAS comes from the coding sequence ATGCCCAGATCCTCTCTCGATTCGTCCCCACAGCCCTTTTTCGGTGCTCTCTGGTCCGGTGGTGCAGCGCAGGCCCTGCGCACCATCGCCATTGCGCCGCTGACCGCTTTGCTGGCCGGGTGCAGTGGGGATTGGGTGGTGATGAACCCTGCGGGCGACGTTGCGCGCCAGCAGGCCGACCTTGTGGTGTTATCCACATGGCTGATGCTGCTGATTATCGTGCCGGTCATGGCGCTGACGGTGTGGTTCGCGTGGAAATACCGCGCGGGCAGTGAACAGACGGAAGCGGACTATGCGCCCGACTGGAACCATTCGACCCAGTTGGAGCTGGTGATCTGGTCGGCCCCGCTGCTCATCATCATTGCGCTGGGCGCGTTGACATGGGTGGGGACGCACCTGCTGGACCCTTATCGCACCATCGGGCGGATCGACCATGCGCGCGAGGTTCCGGCGCAGGCCAAGCCGCTGGAAGTGCAGGTGGTGGCGCTCGACTGGAAATGGCTGTTCATCTATCCCGAACAGAAGATCGCCACGGTCAACGAACTGGTGGTGCCAGTGGACCGGCCCTTGCGGTTCCGCATTACGTCTTCGGCGGTGATGAATTCGTTCTATGCCCCGGCGCTGGCAGGCCAAATCTATGCCATGCCAGGCATGGAAACCAAGCTGCATGCGGTGCTGAACCGGCAGGGGCAGTTTGAAGGCTTTTCCGCCAATTACAGCGGCGCAGGCTTTTCCAACATGCGCTTTGCCATGCGCGGGGTTTCGGACAGTGGTTTTGCCACATGGGCCAAGGGCGTGCGCGATGGCGCGGGCGAACTGGACCGGGCGGCCTATCTAAAGCTGGAAAAGCCCAGCGAGAAGGAGCCGGTGCGCCACTTTGCCAGCGTTGCGCCCGACCTGTTCGACGCGGTGGTCGACCTGTGCGTGCGGCCCGGCAAGATGTGCATGAGCCAGATGATGGCGCTGGACGCAAAGGGCGGCACTGGAGCGGCAGGCCGCTGGAACGTGGCCGCGCTGACATATGACAAGTTTGGCCGTGAAGACATCAGCACCGCCCTGCCCGGCCTGCTGACTGAAGCCGATCAGGTGTTCATCAAGGCCTATTGCGGCGACAACCGCCCGATGACGGCGATGGGCCACGAGGTGAAGGCGCCTGTCAGCACCGGCACCCTGCGCGGTGCAGGGATGGTGTGGCCCGATCCCGTGCAGGCTAAGCCTAACCGGGCGATGCACCTTGCCACTTCATCCGACAATTCCGCTTCCTGA
- a CDS encoding TonB-dependent receptor domain-containing protein — protein sequence MNTPRLATMLLLSTALLAPAVAFAQDATPPAEPVVDAPVDAAAEAPQEEAPEVSIPGGEIVVTGQRDRNIQRAAPQVVSVLGTAEIARTGEGNIAGALGRVTGLSVVGNGYVYVRGLGDRYSLALLNGSPLPSPEPLKRVVPLDLFPSSIIASSLVQKSYSVNYPGEFGGGVVNLTTKSVPQEAFVSIGGGIGVDTETTNQLGYTYYGSSTDWTGFDNGQRDFTSALSSFFASGERLSAGNVDGVELAKGIVNTRNGLTQKIPNMAPNWSATLSAGKSFELGEATLGVIATAGYNNKWTTRDVLSQTSVDSDLADLQSNFRRVTTDNRIVVNGMLGLGLEFGRNKIRWTNLYIRDTLKHTRMSLGQRNQTTVDYQQQETAWYERQLIDTQIVAELKPLDGLSVDLRGGFANSQREAPYELGFEYVRTNVESDPLGQYFVNNLDGNAGKATVSFSDLNEDLWSGGIDVSYKIMPAVTATVGYAYADTRRTSSRRDFQFRATDLPDGVNMFRPDYLLSHSVIEAFNIGLIDTNEGNPAFLATLRNHGAYAKIDAQLSDTLQLDAGVRYETAKLVVSPIQVFNDTAGVTSPTSLNNDYWLPAATLTWSFRDDMQVRVNASKTIARPQFRELIYQFYFDPDTNRTYRGNPNLQDSQLTNAEARYEWYFDRDQRFSVSGFWKKIKNPIESFVSLESDNFVTSFANAPEADLYGVELELQKYFDLSDWGGMWEGRRLALIPNYTYTKSKLKVKEGDTTSYYLAASNRALDYFTDGAPLTGQSEHIANVQIGLEDTDGLSQQTLMFSYASKRVFSRGLLNTGQPDIFQDPGLRIDFVVRQGFDLFKKELELKFEARNLTGRKNFEYQQSGSNRVEVNTYDVGRTFQLSASMKF from the coding sequence ATGAATACGCCGCGGCTCGCAACCATGCTGCTGCTTTCCACCGCGCTGCTCGCTCCGGCAGTCGCTTTCGCGCAGGATGCCACCCCTCCGGCTGAACCGGTTGTGGATGCGCCTGTCGATGCCGCTGCCGAAGCACCGCAGGAAGAAGCGCCCGAAGTCTCGATCCCCGGCGGCGAAATCGTCGTCACCGGCCAGCGTGATCGCAATATCCAGCGCGCCGCTCCGCAGGTTGTGTCGGTCCTTGGCACGGCAGAAATTGCCCGTACCGGCGAAGGCAACATCGCAGGCGCGCTTGGCCGCGTCACCGGCCTCAGCGTGGTCGGCAACGGCTATGTCTATGTGCGCGGTCTGGGCGATCGCTATTCGCTCGCACTGCTCAACGGCTCGCCGCTGCCCAGCCCCGAACCGCTCAAGCGCGTCGTCCCGCTCGACCTGTTCCCCTCCAGCATCATCGCCTCGTCGCTGGTGCAGAAGTCCTATTCGGTGAACTATCCGGGTGAATTCGGCGGCGGTGTGGTCAATCTCACCACCAAGTCGGTGCCGCAAGAGGCCTTCGTCAGCATTGGCGGCGGCATTGGCGTCGATACCGAAACCACCAACCAGCTTGGCTATACCTACTATGGCTCCAGCACCGACTGGACCGGGTTCGACAATGGCCAGCGCGATTTCACCAGCGCCCTCAGCAGCTTTTTTGCCAGCGGCGAACGCCTCAGCGCGGGCAATGTCGATGGCGTTGAACTGGCCAAGGGCATCGTCAACACCCGCAATGGCCTGACCCAGAAGATCCCCAACATGGCCCCCAACTGGTCGGCCACGCTTTCGGCGGGCAAGTCGTTTGAATTGGGCGAAGCCACGTTGGGCGTGATCGCCACCGCAGGCTACAACAACAAGTGGACCACGCGCGACGTCCTCAGCCAGACCTCGGTGGATTCCGATCTGGCCGATCTTCAGTCCAACTTCCGCCGCGTCACCACCGACAATCGCATCGTCGTCAACGGTATGCTTGGCCTCGGCCTTGAATTTGGCCGCAACAAGATCCGCTGGACCAACCTCTACATCCGCGACACGCTCAAGCACACGCGGATGAGCCTGGGTCAGCGCAACCAGACCACCGTTGATTACCAGCAGCAGGAAACCGCCTGGTACGAACGCCAGCTCATCGACACCCAGATCGTTGCCGAATTGAAGCCGCTCGATGGCCTCAGCGTCGATCTGCGCGGCGGCTTTGCCAATTCGCAGCGCGAAGCGCCCTATGAACTCGGCTTCGAATATGTCCGCACGAATGTCGAATCCGATCCGCTCGGCCAGTATTTCGTCAACAACCTCGATGGCAACGCGGGCAAGGCCACGGTCAGCTTCTCCGACCTGAATGAAGATCTGTGGTCAGGCGGCATCGACGTTTCGTACAAGATCATGCCCGCCGTTACCGCCACGGTCGGCTATGCCTATGCCGATACGCGCCGCACCAGTTCGCGCCGCGACTTTCAGTTCCGCGCCACCGATCTGCCCGATGGCGTGAACATGTTCCGCCCCGATTACCTGCTCAGCCATTCGGTGATCGAAGCGTTCAACATCGGCCTGATCGACACCAACGAAGGCAACCCTGCCTTCCTCGCCACGCTGCGCAACCACGGCGCCTATGCCAAGATCGACGCGCAGCTTTCCGATACGCTGCAGCTTGATGCAGGCGTGCGCTATGAAACCGCCAAGCTGGTCGTCTCGCCCATTCAGGTGTTCAACGACACTGCTGGCGTCACGTCACCGACCAGCCTGAACAACGACTACTGGCTGCCCGCTGCAACCCTTACGTGGTCGTTCCGCGATGACATGCAGGTGCGCGTCAACGCATCGAAGACCATCGCCCGCCCGCAGTTCCGCGAGCTGATCTATCAGTTCTACTTCGATCCTGACACCAACCGCACCTATCGCGGCAACCCCAACCTTCAGGACAGCCAGCTTACCAACGCCGAAGCGCGCTATGAATGGTATTTCGACCGCGATCAGCGCTTCTCGGTTTCGGGCTTCTGGAAGAAGATCAAGAATCCCATCGAAAGCTTCGTCAGCCTCGAAAGCGACAACTTCGTCACCAGCTTCGCCAACGCGCCGGAGGCTGATCTCTATGGCGTTGAGCTTGAACTGCAGAAGTATTTCGACCTGTCCGACTGGGGCGGCATGTGGGAAGGGCGGCGCCTGGCGCTGATCCCCAACTACACTTACACCAAGTCGAAGCTGAAGGTGAAGGAAGGCGATACCACGTCGTATTACCTCGCCGCATCCAACCGCGCGCTGGACTACTTCACCGATGGCGCACCGCTGACCGGGCAGTCCGAACACATCGCCAACGTCCAGATCGGTCTTGAAGATACCGATGGCCTTTCGCAGCAGACGCTGATGTTCAGCTATGCCAGCAAGCGCGTGTTCAGCCGTGGCCTGCTCAACACAGGGCAACCGGACATCTTCCAGGATCCCGGCCTGCGCATCGATTTCGTCGTCCGTCAGGGCTTCGATCTGTTCAAGAAGGAACTGGAGCTGAAGTTCGAAGCCCGCAACCTGACCGGTCGCAAGAACTTCGAATATCAGCAGTCGGGCAGCAACCGGGTTGAAGTGAACACTTATGACGTGGGCCGCACCTTCCAGCTTTCGGCCTCGATGAAGTTCTGA
- a CDS encoding ATP-binding protein, whose product MTTPAPPLPLSHTPFPPASGRNMALLVQLRWMAVVGQLVTIWAAVRFLHVGLPLAQLVAVPVLLAMVNLSTMAMGREREGYSHLEMLGALMLDVGSLAWQLYFSGGTTNPFAFLFLLQIVIGAILLPPSWSWIVAAISAAAVAGLTFDYRPLHLPEPYASAPMRLYLLGSLVCFLLIAALLVFFVIRIDRNRRQSDAALAALRQQAAEEQHIVRMGLLASGAAHELGTPLATISVLLGDWRTHPAMAAHADLRAELGEMNTELQRCKTIVSGILMSAGEARGENPAVTTLSAFVGAIAQGWAERSGGAVYLDDRIGENHYNIVADPALRQVIGNVIENALEVSPHFVTMTVAVDDGAVRIDIRDRGPGFAPEMLEAFGRPYSSTKGRSGGGLGLFLVVNVLRKLGGKVEVGNLLDGGAQVRLTIPLSAFAYKGRAA is encoded by the coding sequence ATGACCACGCCTGCCCCGCCCCTACCCTTGTCGCACACCCCCTTCCCCCCCGCCAGCGGGCGCAACATGGCGCTGCTGGTGCAATTGCGCTGGATGGCGGTGGTGGGGCAATTGGTGACGATCTGGGCGGCGGTGCGGTTTCTGCATGTCGGTCTGCCGCTGGCGCAGCTTGTGGCGGTGCCGGTGCTGCTGGCGATGGTCAATCTTTCGACCATGGCCATGGGCCGCGAGCGCGAAGGTTACAGCCATCTTGAGATGCTGGGCGCGTTGATGCTGGATGTGGGGTCGCTGGCCTGGCAGCTTTATTTCAGCGGCGGCACGACCAACCCCTTTGCCTTCCTGTTCCTGTTGCAGATCGTGATCGGCGCGATCCTTTTGCCGCCAAGCTGGAGCTGGATTGTCGCGGCCATTTCGGCAGCGGCGGTCGCGGGGCTGACATTCGATTATCGCCCGCTGCACCTGCCCGAACCCTATGCCAGTGCGCCGATGCGGCTTTACCTGCTGGGCAGTCTGGTGTGTTTTCTGCTGATTGCGGCCCTGCTGGTGTTCTTCGTGATCCGCATCGATCGCAACCGCCGGCAGAGCGATGCGGCGCTGGCCGCGCTGCGGCAGCAGGCGGCAGAGGAACAGCATATCGTGCGGATGGGCCTGCTGGCATCGGGCGCGGCGCACGAACTGGGCACGCCGCTGGCGACCATTTCGGTCCTGCTGGGCGACTGGCGGACGCACCCCGCCATGGCTGCCCATGCAGATCTGCGCGCCGAATTGGGCGAAATGAACACCGAATTGCAGCGCTGCAAGACCATCGTTTCGGGCATCCTGATGTCTGCCGGTGAAGCGCGCGGCGAAAACCCTGCGGTGACGACGTTGAGCGCCTTTGTCGGCGCGATTGCACAAGGTTGGGCCGAACGCAGCGGGGGCGCGGTCTATCTGGATGATCGCATCGGCGAGAACCACTACAATATCGTGGCCGACCCGGCGCTACGGCAGGTGATCGGCAACGTGATCGAAAATGCGCTGGAAGTGTCGCCGCATTTCGTGACGATGACCGTGGCGGTGGACGATGGCGCGGTGCGGATTGACATTCGTGACCGGGGACCGGGATTTGCCCCGGAAATGCTGGAAGCGTTCGGACGCCCCTATTCATCGACCAAGGGGCGCAGCGGCGGCGGACTGGGGCTGTTTCTGGTGGTGAATGTGCTGCGCAAGCTGGGCGGGAAGGTTGAAGTGGGCAACCTGCTGGACGGCGGCGCGCAAGTGCGGCTGACCATTCCGCTTTCGGCCTTTGCCTATAAGGGACGCGCCGCATGA